In a single window of the Bacillota bacterium genome:
- a CDS encoding response regulator, translating to MSAKRILITDDTAFMRMTLRRVLESNGYEVVGEAEDGEDAVEKYKELKPDIVTMDITMPKMDGITAIKEIMKIDPNARIIVCSAMGQKPMVIEALSAGAKDFLVKPFQPQRVLEAIQKAGG from the coding sequence GTGAGCGCCAAGCGGATTTTGATCACCGATGACACAGCGTTCATGCGCATGACGCTCCGGCGGGTGCTGGAAAGCAACGGCTACGAGGTGGTGGGCGAGGCCGAGGACGGCGAGGATGCGGTCGAAAAGTACAAGGAACTGAAGCCCGACATCGTCACCATGGACATCACCATGCCCAAGATGGACGGCATCACGGCCATCAAGGAGATCATGAAGATCGACCCGAACGCCCGCATCATCGTCTGCAGCGCCATGGGCCAGAAGCCGATGGTGATCGAAGCGCTCAGCGCCGGCGCCAAGGACTTCCTGGTCAAGCCCTTCCAGCCCCAGAGGGTACTCG